The stretch of DNA TTAGGAAAAACGGGTTTAAGCCACAAATCCTGCGCATATACATAAATGCAAAGGAAACCTTCCAGCTCATCGCCCAAATGGAGATAGCCGACGCCCCCAGTCAAGCACATCGCCTATCATAAAAAAGAGGGCCTTAGCCCTCTTTTCTAGTTAAAATACTTTCCTATCTTATTGATTGCCGACGGCAGCGCAAAGACAACAATTCGGTCGTAAGGCTGAATCTGCGTATCGCCAGTAACGATAATGCTTAAATCGCCACGAACCAACCCTCCAATGGTGGCATCCTTCGGGAAGTTAATAGACCTTACCGCTCCACGAACGGCAGGACTACTTGGCTTAACGATAAACTCGAGCACCTCAGCGTCGGAGCCAGCCAGCACCTTAATCGACTGCACGTCGGTACTCATGGTAAATCTAAAAATACGGCCAGCCGTTATCAGCTTTTTGTTGATTACCGTATCCACGCCAACGCTCTCGGCCAGCTTAATGTAGTCAATATTCTCAATCTCGGCGATCGTTTTCTTCACACCGAGCCTCTTAGCCAGCATACAGGCCAAGATGTTGGTCTCAGAGTTTCCCGTAACGGCAATAAAGGCATCCATATGCTCCAACCCTTCCTCTATCAGGAAATCGGAGTTACGGCCATCGCCACGGAGCACGAGCGTGTTGGGCAAGTCGTCTACCAGCTTTAGGCAGCGCTCCTTGCTTATCTCAATCATCTTAACGCCCAGCTTATTTTCCAAATCGCGCGCAATCCAAGTGCCAATGCGACTTCCCCCAAGGATCATCACATTGCGAACCTCGATGGGCGTTTTACCTGTAAACTTAACCAAATCGGGTGCGCCTGCCTCGTTGGCAATAACGTAAACGATATCGCCAACCTTAAAGCGGTCGGTTGGAGTTGGAATGATGGTCTCCCCGTTGCGGGATATGGCCACAGCCCGATAGTTGAGCTCCATTCGCTGTCCCGCAGCCTGTAGCAGGGTTTTATTGATAATTGGCGACGATTCCTCGAGCTTAAATACGATAAGAAGCAGCTTCTTATTGGCAAAATCGACGAATTCGGTCGAAAAAGATTGGCTTAGCAGGTCAACCACCTCACGCCCGGCAATCTTTTCGGGGTAGTAAAGGTAGTCGATGCCCATGTCCATGAAAATTTCCTTATTGGCAGGAAGCAGATACTCGTTCTTGTCTATCCGGGCGATCACCTTTTTGGCACCAAGCCTCTTTGCCAGCGAGGCAGAAAGGATGTTGGTTTCCTCAGAGGGTGTCACCGCAATAAAAAGGTCGGCCTTCTGGATTCCAGCCTCCGATAGCACCTGAAAAGAAGAGGGGCTCCCCTCAATACAGGGAGCATCTGTTATGGTTGAGAGGTTTTTAATCCGGTCAGCATCGGGTTCTACCACCATTAAATCGTGGTACTCGTTGCTAAGCATCTTTGCCAAGTGGGTACCCACCTCGCCTGCACCTGCAATAATTATCTTCATGTTTATGGAGTTTGCTATCCTATTTTACAGCGGTAGTCGGCACTAAACTTCCCCTTTGCCATGGCAGCCAGCTTACCTCTCAC from Alistipes sp. ZOR0009 encodes:
- the trkA gene encoding Trk system potassium transporter TrkA, producing MKIIIAGAGEVGTHLAKMLSNEYHDLMVVEPDADRIKNLSTITDAPCIEGSPSSFQVLSEAGIQKADLFIAVTPSEETNILSASLAKRLGAKKVIARIDKNEYLLPANKEIFMDMGIDYLYYPEKIAGREVVDLLSQSFSTEFVDFANKKLLLIVFKLEESSPIINKTLLQAAGQRMELNYRAVAISRNGETIIPTPTDRFKVGDIVYVIANEAGAPDLVKFTGKTPIEVRNVMILGGSRIGTWIARDLENKLGVKMIEISKERCLKLVDDLPNTLVLRGDGRNSDFLIEEGLEHMDAFIAVTGNSETNILACMLAKRLGVKKTIAEIENIDYIKLAESVGVDTVINKKLITAGRIFRFTMSTDVQSIKVLAGSDAEVLEFIVKPSSPAVRGAVRSINFPKDATIGGLVRGDLSIIVTGDTQIQPYDRIVVFALPSAINKIGKYFN